The following are encoded together in the Arcticibacterium luteifluviistationis genome:
- a CDS encoding YHYH protein — MKNIKVLALLILGSSLVIGCSSDNKSTTVVDDRTFLIKKAMFTAGNLISYETITSTLEDGTSAECIQVTFSANPIASGPFCPETINDVAGMGFYDGATNPGLRVFAADLLNDIEADGYNIVNEDGTVNIDDFQSGMGDASNSYCLAAAANDNLKLTFTIPVLPKFANSNNNIAEVEIIGLSLDGVPINGEPPSAINGPQRGGPGGRKRTEINFPSLDPCGGHHDPAGYYHWHFVPEVINQVLTANGITEISCTNVAQTTGTKLVGFAKDGFPIYAYAVEPSDLDDCGGRTAITAEYPDSIYHYVASTTTAANVPKCLKGVAARNSFRYQ, encoded by the coding sequence ATGAAAAACATAAAAGTTTTGGCACTTCTGATACTGGGTAGCTCTTTAGTAATAGGATGCAGTAGTGATAATAAAAGTACCACTGTGGTAGATGACAGAACTTTTCTAATTAAAAAGGCCATGTTTACTGCTGGCAATTTAATTTCATATGAAACAATTACCTCCACACTAGAAGATGGAACTTCTGCTGAATGTATCCAAGTAACTTTTTCTGCCAACCCAATAGCAAGCGGACCCTTCTGCCCTGAAACCATTAACGATGTTGCAGGAATGGGCTTTTATGATGGAGCTACCAATCCTGGTTTGAGAGTATTTGCGGCAGATTTATTAAATGATATAGAGGCCGATGGTTACAATATAGTAAATGAAGACGGCACCGTGAACATCGACGATTTCCAAAGTGGTATGGGTGATGCCAGCAATTCTTACTGTTTGGCGGCTGCCGCCAATGACAACCTTAAATTGACATTTACAATTCCAGTCTTACCTAAATTTGCAAACAGTAATAATAACATTGCAGAAGTTGAAATAATAGGTTTGTCACTAGATGGTGTCCCTATCAATGGAGAACCGCCATCAGCAATTAATGGCCCTCAAAGGGGAGGCCCAGGAGGTAGAAAAAGAACAGAAATCAATTTCCCTTCCTTAGACCCTTGCGGTGGCCATCATGACCCTGCAGGTTACTATCACTGGCATTTTGTACCAGAAGTGATTAATCAAGTACTTACTGCTAACGGAATTACTGAAATTTCGTGTACCAATGTTGCACAGACTACGGGCACTAAATTAGTGGGTTTTGCAAAAGATGGCTTTCCTATTTACGCTTATGCTGTAGAACCTTCAGATTTGGACGATTGCGGTGGAAGAACCGCCATAACTGCCGAGTATCCTGATAGTATTTATCATTATGTGGCAAGCACCACGACTGCTGCAAATGTTCCAAAATGTTTAAAAGGCGTAGCCGCTAGGAATTCATTCCGTTATCAATAA
- a CDS encoding N-acetylmuramoyl-L-alanine amidase-like domain-containing protein, whose translation MKTTNTFVLFLCLFIGKTAFSQSSDDKLIRDFTTNLTSETRGDKMIEIGKKFLGRPYIGSTLEAPKEALICRLDGFDCYTFVETMLAMVLTSEYDDAGLDNLKEEIQYLRYRDGEIDGYASRVHYFFEWAKLAEKNGVVTDLTPELGEAAPKPINFMSTHRQYYPAFKTNDAIWNQIKSMEKVVSRYEFHEIKKENLADVAEGIQNGDIIAFTSTLGGLDVNHEGLAYWKGDQLHFMHASTEEKKVVISDETLQAYLNRIKKHSGLMVLRVNEDNSGL comes from the coding sequence TTGAAAACAACAAACACCTTCGTTCTTTTCCTATGTCTTTTCATAGGTAAAACAGCTTTCTCTCAGTCATCAGATGACAAATTAATAAGAGACTTTACCACTAATCTTACGTCCGAAACAAGAGGAGATAAGATGATAGAAATTGGAAAGAAATTCCTTGGCCGCCCATATATTGGCAGTACCCTTGAAGCTCCTAAAGAAGCCTTAATTTGTAGGCTAGATGGCTTCGACTGCTATACTTTTGTAGAAACTATGCTAGCCATGGTCTTAACATCGGAATATGATGATGCTGGTTTAGACAACCTAAAAGAAGAAATCCAATACTTAAGATATAGAGATGGCGAGATAGATGGCTATGCATCTAGAGTTCATTACTTTTTTGAGTGGGCAAAATTGGCGGAGAAAAATGGCGTTGTTACCGACTTAACACCAGAGTTAGGAGAAGCCGCACCTAAGCCAATCAACTTTATGAGTACCCACCGCCAATACTATCCTGCTTTTAAAACAAATGATGCCATTTGGAATCAAATAAAAAGTATGGAAAAGGTGGTTAGTAGATATGAATTCCATGAAATCAAAAAAGAAAACCTTGCTGATGTGGCAGAAGGAATTCAAAATGGTGACATTATAGCTTTCACTTCTACCCTTGGTGGGCTTGATGTAAACCATGAAGGCCTTGCCTACTGGAAAGGTGACCAACTTCATTTTATGCATGCTTCTACCGAAGAGAAAAAAGTAGTTATCTCAGACGAAACATTACAAGCATACCTTAATAGAATCAAAAAGCATTCAGGCCTAATGGTTTTGAGAGTGAATGAAGATAATAGTGGTTTGTAA
- a CDS encoding EF-hand domain-containing protein, whose product MKKTVITLALAAITMMTVSCSSQKKKSNKSNKPEARQQRSGGGPDITKLLAEMDTNTDGKLSKSEAKGPLLNNFAKIDTNKDGFLSREELANAPKPQGGRPGGGGQRPQRN is encoded by the coding sequence ATGAAAAAAACAGTAATAACACTCGCTCTAGCTGCCATCACAATGATGACCGTTTCTTGTTCTTCACAGAAGAAAAAATCAAATAAGAGCAATAAGCCTGAAGCTAGGCAGCAAAGAAGTGGCGGAGGTCCAGATATCACAAAACTCTTAGCAGAAATGGACACTAATACAGACGGAAAACTATCTAAGTCTGAAGCAAAAGGCCCCCTTCTTAATAATTTTGCCAAAATTGACACAAATAAAGATGGCTTTCTTTCAAGAGAAGAATTAGCTAACGCACCAAAACCTCAAGGTGGTCGTCCTGGTGGCGGCGGACAAAGACCTCAGCGTAATTAA
- a CDS encoding aminopeptidase P family protein, giving the protein MRYTPLPKELYIKNRKKLKAALKKNSIALLTSNDVLPTNADGIMGFKQNSDLFYLTGIDQEETYLLLFPDHPKKKFREILFIRETNEHLKIWEGEKLSKEQAQILSGIETVKWSDEIDDFLDENIDLACKVYLNTNEHTGRNEDFISENIQFNKWIRKAFGVKKPKKLAPILWELRSVKEPDEIAQIKKAIAISKSALQAFAQKLKPGIPEYELEAELTYQFLLNKSRGHAFQPIVASGKNACVLHYISNDEACQDGDLVLLDFGAEYGNYNADITRCFPVNGKFTKRQKDVYNAVLAVFKYSKERIVVGNTMANLRQETARFMEKQLVSLGLLTQKEIDKQDPKKPLYRKYFPHGVSHYLGLDVHDVGPKDAEFKAGMLFTCEPGIYISEEGIGIRLENDILITENGNIDLAADIPIEVADIEAMMAKA; this is encoded by the coding sequence ATGCGTTACACTCCCCTCCCGAAAGAGCTTTACATCAAAAACAGAAAGAAGCTTAAGGCTGCTTTAAAAAAGAACAGCATTGCTTTATTAACGTCGAATGATGTATTACCGACTAACGCAGACGGGATAATGGGTTTCAAACAGAACTCCGATTTATTCTACTTAACAGGCATAGACCAAGAAGAAACTTACCTCCTACTTTTCCCTGACCATCCTAAAAAGAAGTTCAGGGAAATTCTTTTTATCAGAGAGACTAACGAGCATCTTAAAATTTGGGAAGGTGAAAAACTATCAAAAGAGCAAGCACAAATATTAAGCGGAATTGAAACCGTTAAGTGGTCTGATGAGATTGACGATTTTCTTGATGAAAACATTGACCTTGCTTGTAAGGTTTACCTTAATACCAATGAGCACACAGGTAGAAATGAAGATTTCATTTCTGAAAACATTCAGTTCAATAAGTGGATTCGTAAGGCTTTCGGTGTAAAGAAGCCTAAAAAACTAGCTCCAATTCTGTGGGAACTCAGAAGCGTGAAAGAGCCTGATGAGATAGCACAAATCAAGAAAGCGATTGCTATCAGTAAAAGTGCTTTGCAAGCTTTTGCTCAAAAACTAAAGCCAGGTATTCCTGAATATGAATTAGAAGCCGAATTGACTTACCAATTCTTGCTGAACAAATCAAGAGGGCATGCATTCCAGCCGATAGTGGCTTCTGGTAAAAACGCCTGTGTACTTCACTATATAAGTAATGATGAAGCTTGCCAAGATGGCGATTTAGTTTTATTGGATTTTGGTGCAGAATACGGCAATTATAATGCAGATATCACTCGTTGTTTCCCTGTCAATGGCAAATTCACCAAAAGACAAAAAGACGTTTACAATGCTGTTTTAGCTGTTTTTAAGTATTCTAAAGAAAGAATCGTCGTTGGTAACACCATGGCTAACCTTAGACAAGAAACTGCACGATTCATGGAAAAGCAGTTAGTCTCATTAGGACTTCTGACTCAAAAAGAAATAGACAAACAAGACCCTAAAAAGCCTTTATATAGAAAGTACTTCCCGCATGGTGTGTCGCACTATCTCGGTTTAGATGTACATGACGTAGGTCCTAAAGATGCTGAGTTTAAAGCGGGCATGCTTTTTACTTGCGAACCTGGCATTTACATTTCAGAAGAAGGCATAGGAATAAGATTAGAAAACGACATCCTAATCACCGAAAATGGTAACATAGATTTAGCTGCGGACATTCCAATTGAAGTAGCCGATATTGAGGCCATGATGGCAAAAGCCTAA
- a CDS encoding Ppx/GppA phosphatase family protein: MKRAIIDLGTNTFHLLIVDQQNNILFKTSKAAKIGMGGINQGIITEGGIERGVAVLTEFKEKISELEIDDNQIFAFGTSALRSASNQAEVLKAIENATGIKVQVISGDREAELIYKGVSQAVDIKGNNLIVDIGGGSVEFIICNEDGVLWKKSLEIGGQRMMELFMDKDPLPYTSVNKLDDYLREKLLPLANACHQYSPTIMVGSSGSYDTLNNIYYFKKTGEATPIDQVGFDYPMEEFIDIYEKLLTLNRDERMAIPGMIELRVEMIVVAVCLIRYLIQNFGIKTIKISKYAMKEGILKETNAL; this comes from the coding sequence TTGAAAAGAGCAATCATAGATTTAGGAACCAACACGTTCCACTTACTTATAGTAGACCAGCAAAACAACATCTTGTTCAAAACCTCCAAAGCCGCTAAAATAGGCATGGGAGGTATCAATCAAGGAATTATCACCGAAGGTGGTATAGAAAGAGGTGTGGCTGTCTTGACAGAATTCAAAGAAAAAATCTCCGAATTAGAAATTGACGACAATCAAATCTTTGCTTTTGGTACTTCAGCACTTAGAAGTGCTAGCAATCAAGCAGAGGTCCTTAAAGCTATAGAAAATGCCACAGGCATTAAGGTTCAAGTAATTTCTGGCGACCGCGAGGCCGAATTGATTTATAAAGGTGTTAGCCAAGCCGTAGACATCAAAGGCAATAACCTAATAGTAGACATAGGTGGTGGTAGCGTAGAGTTTATCATTTGTAATGAAGATGGCGTTCTTTGGAAAAAAAGCTTAGAAATAGGCGGACAAAGAATGATGGAGTTATTTATGGACAAAGACCCATTGCCTTATACTTCTGTCAATAAACTGGACGATTACCTTAGAGAAAAACTATTGCCATTGGCAAATGCCTGCCACCAATATTCTCCTACGATCATGGTGGGTTCGTCTGGAAGTTATGATACATTAAACAATATCTATTATTTCAAAAAAACTGGCGAAGCCACACCCATAGATCAAGTAGGATTTGACTACCCAATGGAAGAGTTTATTGACATTTACGAGAAACTCTTAACACTTAATAGGGACGAGAGAATGGCTATACCTGGCATGATAGAGCTGCGAGTGGAAATGATAGTAGTGGCAGTTTGCTTAATTCGTTATTTGATTCAAAATTTTGGTATAAAGACTATCAAGATATCAAAATACGCCATGAAAGAAGGAATCCTGAAAGAAACCAATGCATTGTAA
- a CDS encoding EF-hand domain-containing protein produces the protein MKNTVKTFAAVAITLVTMSCSGQTSKTEDTNRPQGGPPTYAQLLTEMDANKDGKLSKAEIKGPLQNDFSKVDSNSDGFISKSEFENAPKPEGGGQRPPKK, from the coding sequence ATGAAAAACACAGTAAAAACTTTCGCCGCAGTAGCCATAACTTTAGTAACAATGTCTTGCTCAGGCCAAACAAGCAAAACCGAAGATACTAATAGGCCTCAAGGAGGACCTCCAACGTATGCTCAGCTTTTAACAGAAATGGATGCCAATAAAGACGGAAAACTTTCTAAAGCAGAAATTAAAGGGCCACTTCAAAATGATTTTTCGAAAGTTGATAGCAATAGCGACGGCTTTATCTCTAAATCAGAATTTGAGAATGCACCTAAGCCAGAAGGTGGAGGGCAACGTCCTCCAAAGAAATAA
- a CDS encoding SRPBCC family protein, with product MPRIELRTVITADREIVFDLSRSIDLHKISTEHTNEQAIAGKTSGLIGIDESVTWRAKHFGIYQNLTSKITEFDRPNYFVDEMQEGVFSEFRHEHHFSDIENGTLMIDVFEYSSPFGVFGKLADMLFLENYMKDLLSKRNQIIKEFAETDKWRKILIN from the coding sequence ATGCCTAGAATCGAACTTAGAACAGTTATTACAGCTGATAGGGAAATAGTTTTTGACCTTTCTCGGAGTATTGATTTACATAAAATTTCTACGGAACATACCAATGAACAAGCAATTGCTGGTAAAACGAGTGGATTGATAGGTATAGATGAAAGTGTCACTTGGCGAGCAAAACACTTCGGAATCTATCAAAATCTAACTTCAAAAATTACGGAGTTTGACCGACCTAATTATTTTGTAGATGAAATGCAAGAAGGTGTTTTTTCAGAATTTAGACATGAACATCACTTTTCTGATATTGAAAATGGTACTCTGATGATTGACGTATTTGAGTATTCATCTCCTTTTGGTGTTTTTGGGAAATTAGCTGATATGCTATTTCTTGAAAATTATATGAAGGATTTATTATCAAAACGAAATCAAATTATAAAAGAATTTGCTGAAACGGATAAGTGGCGAAAAATATTAATCAATTAA
- the mscL gene encoding large conductance mechanosensitive channel protein MscL, translating into MAFKFLTEFKEFAVKGNMIDIAIGVIIGAAFNKVIDSIVKEILMPPLSLMTNGGKFENSKIVLREALMKGEKILQPEVAIGYGKLLEASIDFAIITFTVFLMVKVIHSLKKKAEDPKDGTVATPKDIELLSKISDLMEKQVNLLENKK; encoded by the coding sequence ATGGCTTTTAAATTTCTTACTGAATTCAAAGAGTTTGCTGTAAAAGGTAACATGATTGACATCGCTATTGGTGTTATAATAGGTGCGGCATTCAATAAGGTAATAGACAGCATAGTAAAGGAAATACTTATGCCGCCTTTGAGCCTCATGACTAATGGAGGAAAATTTGAAAACAGTAAGATAGTTCTTCGTGAAGCCCTCATGAAAGGTGAAAAAATCTTACAGCCCGAAGTGGCTATAGGCTATGGGAAATTATTAGAAGCTTCCATTGATTTTGCTATTATAACCTTTACCGTTTTCCTGATGGTTAAAGTGATACACTCCTTAAAGAAGAAAGCGGAAGACCCAAAAGATGGTACGGTGGCTACGCCAAAAGACATAGAACTACTTTCTAAAATTAGTGATTTGATGGAGAAGCAAGTGAATTTACTGGAAAACAAAAAGTAG
- a CDS encoding amidase family protein gives MESEILKLHNALLNKEITCQELVQGKLDSLAASTNNSANFVLTEKALEKAALVDAKINKGESIGLLEGIPFGLKDVYLLQGEPASASSDFLKKYISPYTATAIQKLIDAGAIPIVKENCDSFGHGSSTENTVFGSAKNALDENKVAGGSSGGSAVNVAKNYTAFSIGGDTGGSIRQPAGYNKVYGLKPTYGRISRYGLMAYASSTDVVGPIAKSLEDIRIILNTLSGQDYHDQTTIESTPVSKEVVEDTDKAKTLKVGYYKNFIETEAIHPNIKKDFLSLMTKLKALGVSVTELDFYESDTLVSTYYTLAMAETASNLARLDGTNYGDRKEGKNLKEIYAQTRSDNFTEETKRRIVGGNQVLSTGHSEAIYLKARALRNEISDKFSSDFETVDIVLSPVTPQPTPLIGENLKDPLAMYLSDAYTVGFSLGGLPTLTAPQGTETGLQITANKSGEDSILQFANFLNSIEA, from the coding sequence ATGGAGTCGGAAATTTTAAAACTACACAATGCCCTTTTGAACAAGGAAATCACTTGTCAAGAGTTAGTGCAAGGGAAATTGGACAGTCTAGCTGCCAGTACCAATAATTCGGCAAATTTTGTTTTAACAGAAAAAGCCTTAGAAAAGGCCGCTCTGGTAGATGCCAAAATCAATAAAGGAGAAAGTATAGGCCTTTTAGAAGGAATACCTTTCGGATTGAAAGATGTGTACCTTTTGCAAGGTGAGCCTGCTTCGGCAAGTTCTGATTTTCTGAAAAAATACATATCGCCATACACCGCCACAGCTATTCAAAAGTTGATTGACGCAGGAGCTATTCCTATTGTCAAAGAAAACTGCGACAGCTTTGGACACGGAAGTAGTACAGAGAATACTGTTTTTGGCTCTGCCAAAAATGCTTTGGACGAAAACAAAGTAGCAGGTGGATCTAGTGGTGGAAGTGCCGTAAACGTAGCAAAAAATTATACAGCATTCTCAATAGGTGGAGATACGGGAGGCTCTATTCGCCAACCAGCAGGTTATAATAAAGTATACGGTTTAAAGCCGACCTACGGACGTATATCTCGTTATGGTTTGATGGCTTATGCCTCTTCTACAGACGTGGTTGGGCCCATTGCCAAAAGCTTGGAAGATATACGCATTATCTTAAATACACTGAGTGGTCAAGATTACCACGACCAAACCACTATTGAATCTACGCCAGTTTCAAAAGAGGTTGTAGAAGATACAGATAAGGCTAAAACGCTAAAAGTGGGGTACTATAAAAACTTCATTGAAACGGAAGCTATTCACCCCAACATTAAGAAAGACTTTTTGAGCTTAATGACTAAGCTTAAGGCCTTAGGTGTGTCGGTAACGGAACTTGATTTTTATGAGAGTGATACGCTAGTGTCTACCTATTATACTTTAGCCATGGCAGAAACTGCCTCAAACTTGGCAAGGTTAGATGGTACCAACTACGGCGATAGAAAAGAAGGAAAGAATCTGAAAGAAATATATGCTCAGACTCGTTCTGACAATTTTACGGAAGAGACCAAACGAAGAATAGTAGGAGGGAATCAGGTATTGTCTACAGGGCATTCAGAAGCGATTTATCTTAAAGCAAGAGCTTTGAGAAATGAAATCTCCGATAAGTTTTCGTCTGACTTTGAAACGGTAGACATCGTTTTATCTCCTGTTACACCACAACCGACTCCGCTTATTGGTGAAAACTTAAAAGACCCATTAGCTATGTATCTTTCTGATGCATATACGGTAGGGTTTAGTTTGGGAGGATTGCCTACGCTTACAGCTCCGCAAGGAACAGAGACAGGTTTGCAAATAACTGCAAACAAAAGTGGAGAAGATAGCATTCTTCAGTTCGCCAATTTTTTAAACAGCATTGAAGCCTAA
- the gatB/aspS gene encoding bifunctional amidotransferase subunit GatB/aspartate--tRNA ligase AspS, translating into MDLEKQLEQHGLEVVIGLETHIRLNTKSKLFCACPNTEAEEPNSNICSVCTGQMGVLPAINSEAIRKAIIFGKAVNSTFSNSVICWDRKHYEYPDNPKNFQLTQFQKPIIPDGEINCYRDNGTTFSVQLEQVHLEEDAAKLVHERKQTLVDFNKCGVPLIEVVTTPCIKTLKDAATYAQYVQRIVQNLGISDANLEKGEFKSDVSVSLRKIGTDVLNPRTEIKNLNSFKFMVEALVEEVTKQLAYYQDHKEFRPDQTTVLWDADLKQTKVMRKKEFAADYRYALEPDIPFVNIETEVAETQVDETLLPFAIESTLINGGVRPQDAKFFTSDSLRSDMFTAINKELNDTAFVAKTLLNNLKTEEYAVIENSADLVNIFGALQSGSITQILLQNAIKELLQNASFDYKKYFTENSISDDTLAETIETVIKENQGTADEIKAGNQGKAGILVGKVLQVVGKGANGKVVREMILTQLNAEKVASEASAKEAKTTANRQKATDLEEDVRFTDIVVKDRYRTHQITEVSEESLDQEVTLSGWVASVRDHGELVFIDLRDNSYEVMQVRLDRENIEQIDLFAKLKPESVIMVTGSVIKRQEDDFNAGIRTGTLELNASKVEVLNAASTLPFEIKRAAKTGENVRFKYKYLDHRSAEARQAIINRHRVIKLIRDVLDTEDFIEVETPILTAGTDEGAREFIVPSRKFAGKFYTLPQAPQQFKQMLMVGGFEKYFQIARCFRDEDSRGDRQPEFTQLDIEMAYVSMQDVIDINTKLFNEVVHKVYGKKWKLHPFKVLTYKESMDKYGCDRPDLRFGLEMQDITNIVKETEFQVFAKPIEDGGIVKCIKVGAEFQKTRLSKGQIEKLTATAQSHGLGGLAYIIVNENDLQSPIIKFLGEDVCANIIKATNAQVGDIVFFSAADYKTANTALDAVRQELGQLLRLIKPKELHPAWVIDFPFFEKTDEGRWTFTHNPFSMPKIEDLDKHMSGENVGDIIAQQYDMVLNGYEIGGGSVRAHKAEILEATYKNMGYGKEDMMKSVGQMYTAFHYGAPPHGGIAWGIDRLMMILEKRNSIREVMAFPKTGSGEDLLFNSPSALSEKKVNEQNVKSI; encoded by the coding sequence ATGGATTTAGAAAAACAATTAGAGCAACACGGCCTTGAGGTAGTTATTGGCTTAGAAACTCACATAAGACTCAATACTAAGAGTAAGCTTTTTTGTGCCTGTCCAAATACGGAGGCAGAAGAGCCTAATTCTAATATTTGTTCTGTTTGTACGGGACAAATGGGCGTTTTGCCAGCTATAAATAGTGAGGCAATCAGAAAGGCTATCATCTTCGGAAAGGCAGTGAATTCTACTTTTTCAAATAGCGTGATATGCTGGGATAGAAAACACTACGAATATCCTGATAATCCAAAGAATTTTCAGTTAACACAGTTTCAAAAACCTATCATTCCTGATGGTGAAATAAACTGTTATAGAGATAATGGAACCACGTTTTCTGTGCAGCTAGAGCAGGTTCATTTAGAAGAAGATGCCGCTAAACTGGTGCATGAGCGAAAGCAAACGCTGGTTGATTTCAATAAATGTGGAGTGCCGCTTATAGAAGTGGTAACCACGCCATGTATAAAAACATTAAAAGACGCTGCTACGTATGCTCAGTATGTACAGCGAATAGTGCAGAACTTAGGTATTTCAGATGCTAACCTTGAAAAGGGAGAGTTTAAGTCTGATGTATCGGTTTCTTTAAGAAAAATTGGTACAGATGTTTTAAACCCAAGAACAGAGATCAAAAACCTAAACTCATTTAAGTTTATGGTGGAGGCTCTTGTGGAGGAGGTTACAAAACAGCTTGCTTATTATCAAGATCACAAGGAGTTTAGACCAGACCAAACCACGGTACTTTGGGATGCAGACCTTAAGCAAACTAAGGTGATGCGTAAGAAGGAATTTGCGGCAGATTATCGTTATGCTTTGGAGCCAGATATTCCTTTTGTGAATATTGAAACGGAAGTGGCAGAAACGCAAGTAGACGAAACGCTTCTTCCTTTTGCTATTGAGAGCACATTGATAAATGGTGGTGTTAGGCCTCAAGATGCCAAATTCTTTACTTCTGATTCTTTAAGGTCAGATATGTTTACAGCTATTAATAAAGAGCTTAATGATACGGCTTTTGTGGCTAAAACGCTTTTGAACAATCTGAAAACAGAGGAATATGCGGTCATTGAAAATTCCGCTGACTTAGTCAATATTTTTGGTGCTTTGCAATCTGGTAGTATAACGCAGATTTTGCTTCAAAATGCTATTAAAGAATTGCTTCAAAACGCAAGTTTTGATTATAAAAAGTATTTCACGGAAAACAGCATTTCTGACGATACACTTGCTGAAACCATTGAAACGGTAATAAAAGAAAACCAAGGAACAGCAGATGAGATAAAAGCTGGAAACCAGGGTAAAGCGGGTATTTTAGTAGGGAAAGTACTGCAGGTGGTAGGAAAAGGAGCGAACGGTAAAGTGGTTCGTGAAATGATTCTGACACAACTGAATGCTGAAAAGGTAGCCAGTGAAGCTTCTGCAAAAGAGGCTAAAACTACGGCTAACCGTCAAAAAGCTACGGACTTAGAGGAAGATGTCAGATTTACCGATATAGTAGTAAAAGATAGATACAGAACGCATCAAATTACGGAAGTATCGGAAGAGTCGCTTGACCAAGAAGTAACACTTTCTGGCTGGGTAGCTAGTGTGAGAGACCACGGCGAGCTTGTTTTTATTGACTTAAGAGACAACTCTTATGAGGTGATGCAGGTAAGACTGGACAGAGAAAATATAGAACAAATTGATTTGTTTGCGAAGCTAAAACCAGAATCTGTTATCATGGTGACGGGTTCGGTTATCAAAAGACAAGAAGACGATTTTAACGCAGGAATTCGAACAGGAACTTTAGAGTTAAATGCTTCTAAAGTGGAAGTTTTAAACGCCGCAAGCACATTGCCTTTTGAAATTAAGCGTGCCGCCAAAACTGGTGAAAACGTTCGTTTCAAATATAAATACTTAGACCATAGAAGTGCCGAAGCTCGTCAGGCTATAATTAACCGTCATAGGGTTATAAAACTGATAAGAGATGTACTGGATACAGAGGACTTTATAGAGGTAGAAACCCCAATATTGACCGCAGGTACAGACGAAGGTGCAAGAGAATTTATAGTGCCTAGCCGTAAGTTTGCAGGTAAGTTTTATACACTTCCACAAGCTCCACAGCAGTTTAAGCAGATGCTGATGGTGGGTGGTTTTGAGAAATACTTCCAAATAGCTAGATGTTTTAGAGATGAGGATTCGCGTGGCGACAGACAGCCTGAGTTTACCCAACTCGACATTGAGATGGCTTATGTGAGCATGCAAGACGTGATTGACATCAACACCAAGCTTTTTAATGAAGTAGTTCATAAGGTGTATGGCAAAAAATGGAAACTGCATCCGTTTAAAGTACTGACTTATAAAGAGTCTATGGACAAATATGGCTGCGACAGACCGGACCTTAGATTTGGGCTGGAGATGCAGGATATTACCAACATAGTTAAAGAGACAGAGTTTCAGGTTTTCGCCAAACCAATAGAAGATGGCGGAATAGTAAAATGTATTAAAGTAGGAGCAGAGTTCCAGAAAACTAGGCTTTCAAAAGGACAAATAGAGAAGCTGACCGCTACCGCTCAAAGTCACGGTTTAGGTGGATTGGCCTATATCATTGTCAATGAGAATGATTTACAGTCGCCTATTATCAAATTTTTGGGTGAAGATGTTTGTGCCAATATTATCAAGGCTACCAATGCTCAAGTAGGAGATATTGTTTTCTTCTCGGCAGCAGACTATAAAACGGCCAACACCGCTTTAGATGCTGTAAGGCAGGAGTTGGGTCAATTGCTAAGATTGATAAAACCTAAGGAGCTGCACCCAGCTTGGGTTATTGATTTCCCTTTCTTTGAAAAAACAGACGAAGGAAGATGGACATTCACGCATAATCCGTTCTCTATGCCGAAAATAGAAGACCTAGATAAGCACATGAGTGGTGAAAATGTAGGTGATATTATAGCTCAGCAGTATGACATGGTGCTTAATGGTTATGAAATAGGTGGAGGTTCTGTAAGAGCTCACAAAGCCGAAATACTGGAAGCAACCTATAAAAATATGGGTTACGGCAAAGAAGATATGATGAAAAGTGTGGGGCAGATGTACACGGCGTTTCATTATGGAGCACCGCCACACGGAGGAATAGCCTGGGGAATAGACAGGTTGATGATGATTTTAGAGAAGAGAAACTCGATTAGAGAGGTAATGGCCTTTCCAAAAACAGGTTCTGGAGAAGATTTACTGTTCAATAGCCCTTCTGCATTGTCAGAAAAGAAGGTTAATGAGCAAAACGTGAAGTCAATTTAA